CGGGGATCCACGGTGCGCCGACGATGGTGGGCCCGGTGCCCGCGCCCCCGCCCCCGCATCGCACCGCCCCTGCCGACCCCGAGGAGGGCCCGCCGGCGCCCGGTACCCCGAGGAGCGGCCGCTGAGCCTGGGTGCGCCTGTCCGCTACTCGGGACGCGCCGTCTCGGCGCGGCGTCCGCCAGATACGGTGGAGGCACCATGAGCGCACCGCAGAACTCCGACGTCCCCACCCTTCTCGTCAAGATCTTCGGGAAGGACCGTCCCGGGATCACCGCCGGGCTCTTCGACACACTCGCCGCCTACTCCGTCGACGTGGTCGACATCGAGCAGGTGGTCTCCCGTGGCCGCCTCGTCCTGTGTGTCCTGGTCACCGCGCCGACCGCCGGCGGGACCACCGAGGGCGAGCTGCGGGCCACCGTGCACAGCTGGGCCGAGTCGCTGAAGCTGGAGGCCGAGATCATCTCCGGCACCGGCGACAACCGGCCCCGCGGGAGTGGCCGTTCTCATGTCACCGTGCTCGGAAATCCGCTCACAGCGGAGTCGACCGCCGCCATAGCGGCCCGCATCGCTGCCATCGGCGGCAACATCGACCGTGCCTTCCGGCTCGCCAAGTATCCGGTCACCGCGGTGGAGTTCGCGGTGTCCGGTACGGAGACCGAGCCGCTGCGTACCGCGCTGGCGACCGAGGCCGCCGAGATCGGCGTCGATGTGGCGGTCGTGTCGGCCGGACTGCACCGGCGGGCCCAGCGTCTGGTCGTCATGGATGTGGACTCGACGCTCATCCAGGACGAGGTCATCGAGCTGTTCGCCGCGCACGCCGGCTGTGAGGACAAGGTCGCCGAGGTCACCGCCGCCGCGATGCGCGGGGAGCTGGACTTCGAGCAGTCCCTGCACGCGCGCGTGGCCCTGCTGGCCGGCCTCGACGCGTCGGTCGTGGACAAGGTCCGGGCGGAGGTCAGGATGACCCCCGGCGCCCGGACCCTGATCCGTACGCTCAAGCGGCTCGGCTACCAAGTGGGCGTTGTGTCGGGCGGGTTCACGCAGGTCACGGATGACCTCAAGGTCCGGCTCGGGCTGGACTTCGCCTCGGCGAACACG
This portion of the Streptomyces sp. NBC_01750 genome encodes:
- the serB gene encoding phosphoserine phosphatase SerB, which translates into the protein MSAPQNSDVPTLLVKIFGKDRPGITAGLFDTLAAYSVDVVDIEQVVSRGRLVLCVLVTAPTAGGTTEGELRATVHSWAESLKLEAEIISGTGDNRPRGSGRSHVTVLGNPLTAESTAAIAARIAAIGGNIDRAFRLAKYPVTAVEFAVSGTETEPLRTALATEAAEIGVDVAVVSAGLHRRAQRLVVMDVDSTLIQDEVIELFAAHAGCEDKVAEVTAAAMRGELDFEQSLHARVALLAGLDASVVDKVRAEVRMTPGARTLIRTLKRLGYQVGVVSGGFTQVTDDLKVRLGLDFASANTLEIVDGKLTGRVVGEIVDRAGKARLLRRFAAEAGVPLAQTVAIGDGANDLDMLNAAGLGVAFNAKPVVRRAAHTAVNVPFLDTVLYLLGITREEVEAADGEGEEH